TTCAGATAGCTGGTTACCTACAGAATCCACTTGCTCAACTTCATCAGCATTAATATCTTTGAACTCAGTAAAAGTTTGTGCTTGGAAATTGCCTCTGGAAGTCGTCTTCCCTGGCTGACCGAAAAGCTTCTTCTGTATGACTACAAAGTCATAAAGAACAGAACCTCAATACTTACACAAGTACAACTAAAAAAGTTAGATAGAAAATTGCATTATGATATCAGTGCAAATGTTCTATCAGAACTAGGCCATATCATGCATAATTAAATGTTAAATGCCCCAATTTTCTACTTTTGACAAACAGGTAACGTTTAAACTAACCTGGCAAAGGAGAAAGCTTGTGAAAGACAGCAATAAAGAAGGCTCCAGTGTTCTGATCATGTGGCACTATCCTCATACAACGTTCCAATGGCAAATTTGAAGCTTCCTCATCCAAGATTGTAGTTTGAGTTGCAGGATCCTGCACCACCGCAATACCATTTTGAGAGTTACTATTACTCCCATTATCAGGCAATTGACTTCTACTCGCATCATCATCAGGTGCATCCACAAAGGCTTTGCCAGAGGGGAACATTCCAGGAACAACTGCAGCTCTGCGAGAATTACTAACTTCTTGGTAAGAAGTCAACCACATTCCTTTATCTTTAACCTGCATGCATAGAAGATTGATTACTAAATCAAAACTCAATGAAGCAGCATAAAGCTATCATACCTGTGTAGAATAAATGGAAATAAGAATTTAAGGATGGATACTAGAATTTAAGTAAGCTGACTGATCTAAGGCTACTACAGAATACACTACATGGAAGATGGAATACAGAATAAAGTAAAGGAGGCAAACCTATGCAGCACCTTGGTAAAAGTTACAATATTTGGTAAAGAATTACCTTGTGCAAACTATAAAGGATTTGGTTTCTTACAGCCCCTTCTTCACCTTGTATAAAAAGGCCTATATTTAGTTGTATTTTTCATACATGTGAATATGATAGTAAATTTCAAGTAGTTAATATTAGGTCTTAGGAATTTAATCTCGACTGGAAGGGTATCCCCACTCCAGATATAGTCTTATAGTATTTGAACTTGATTTGACATGAATCCCACAACCATGCTAACATTGGAAAAACCGAAAAAGCAAGATCCCTGTGCAAGATAAGCAATTCTCTAAGTAAAACTCCCTTCTCCATTTTAGTTACTATAACAACCTTAACATTGAAAGTCAATGCCCCAACCTCGTGCAAAGCAAGTTAGCCAAAATCTGTCATCTCCGAATATCAGACAGGAAAAAGATCGCAAATGAGCACCAAGAAAAATTACCACAAACCTTCCATTTTTTCAGACCTGGCCTTCTAACAAGCTGAGGAAGTTCACTGGAAACATCAACGAGTTCAACAGATCCCCCACACCTCCTTAAAATCTGAGAAACAAGAGAACCAGGTTTTATGAGAAGGAAAGGtggacttagaatttacaaagttgcaATGCAATATCAATATTGTTATCTCTCTGTCGTTCAGGAGAATTATGCAATGCAATATCAATATTGTTATTTCTCTGTCATTCAGGAGAATTATGATGATTATGACATCAGCAGAAAAAGTAATTTTGTGGAATGGTTGTAATACTAGGGACAGAGAGGCTGCACATTCAGCTACTTATTTTACAGTTTTGTTCAACATTGAAGAGAGAAATCCAGGATATCGTAGTTGACGCAACGGAGAACATACAAATAAATCAAAGAGAAAGAACACTTGCACCACATTTGTAGATATAAGGTCAGACAAACCAGGGTGTAGGGAACAGGGGGAAGAATTAAGGGAGCGCTGTAAAAAAGAAAATCAGCTAAAAATTTGCAGCCATTGCAATGACTAAAGAGTTCAATGAGGGGTTCCTTTTTTAGCTCTTCCACCCTATCGTAATCGagtaattttcttttctttttccttctacTTTTGGTAGTATCACTCATTGACTTTCTGGGAAGCAAAAAGTGAGCAAAATTTTTCATTTTGTGACAAAAGCTACACAGTTAACAGAATCGTAATAAATATGTGATGCTTTCTGAAAATTACCTCGGCAACCACAGCCTCATTCTCAATGGGATTCATTGAGCAAGTTGAATAAACCATCCTTCCACCAACTTTAAgcaaagacatacctgaaatatATGTAAGAACAACCATGTGTCAGTTCAGCAACCTTTCATGCCATTCTAGTTACTAGCATCTCTCCAAAGCTCAGACTCTTCGAGAAACTTCTCCTAAAGACTTAAACTTCTCTATTCTATATTGCTCAAGGAATAAACATCCCTAGCAGGGAAAATATAGCCAGGATTCCACAACAATCCGAGCAACTAAATTATAGTTTAACTGCTGTTGCTTCTTGAAAGACATAAAATTCATCTCATGCTTTTGTGGTTTTCTAATCCATCTTGTTCGAGCAACTAGAATCTTTTCCTTTCTATCTTTACTTAGGAAGGGCCGAATCTTTTAAATTTTAACCAAGCATATAAAATAGCCTGTTTATGCAATTTCTCTTTGATGTGCATTAAAAATTCCTTTCTTATTTGTTTGGTGCAACTGTGGCATAAAAGCAGTTTGTAAATTCAGGTCATGACAGTGGTTCCTAACCTTAGACCGCATATATGGATCCTTTACTTCCATGATGTTCTGTTCTTAGCTAAGACTATGATTTCGAGAGATTTTAAAACTTTGAGACAACTTCCCTCTTTATGATTTTAGGTTTACCTCATCCCGTTTATTACCTTCAATTATCATATTGTCATATCTATGGACCGCAAAGCCTGAAGGTCAACATAGGACATGGTTAAATCATCTCACATGAACTTATCTTATCTTATCGTTTGTGTGTTACACTCATAATAGTAAATCTCTGAAATAACCAACAAACTCATTCTTATCCATGATAGGTCAGTGACGGTCAGCTTGTTTGAGTTAGAACAATAATGTACgattaagagagagagagagagagagagagagtataatGAACCTCGCATTGCTATCTGAATCTGTAGCCCATGTAGACCATTACCCATTCCTGAATTCCTGTACAAAAGAAAAATAGAGGGGGTTAGGAGGGAACAGAAGACAATTTTATTGATTGTAGAATGCAAAATGAGAGTGAAAATGACTATAGTAGTTCATAAATAACTACCATCTCCTCCATATATCAGGAGCCTTGCGTAAAGTGCCATCACCACTACATGGAACATCACACAAGACACGATCAAATAGAAGTTGATCAATATCAAGTTCCTTTGCTTCTCGAGGCTCAGAACCTTTTGCATAACTTCTATTCAAATGACAGCTAGGAAAGTGCTGTGCTTCATGATTCGTGACTATCAAGTTGGCAGTGGACATTCTCTTTGTTTGGTGAATGAGAAGATTACACCTTTGAACATCAGCATCATTCGCTAAGACCTATATAATGAGGCATTTCAAAGAGAACTAAAAAATATGTTACAAGGATGCGTCTCAACAACAATAGGTGAAAGAGCTACAGAGAGAGTTGCATAGACACACTGATTTTAAgagaaaaaatgaggaaagaagGAGACCATTCCACCGGGTAATGATCCAGGTTCAGCTGAGTGGTGTATCATTTCAAGTAACTGAAACGTTTTTGAACCAGGAGCTGCACACACTGCACAATAAAGGGAAAAGTGAAGCTTCTATTTATCCAGTTTGATATCCATATATTAATGAAGAGATGCAAAATAAACTTAGATACAGAGTATTATAGAATAGCTTACTGTCAAGAACGAAATCATCGGGTCGTACATCCAGGAACAGAGGAGGAACCTGAGTCAAAGCAGTCGCAAGATAAATAAAGGGCACAATCGTAACCTGTATATACCAAACAAATCAGCATAGCAATAGTTGGCccaccatgctgacagcctccTGTCTCGTAATGTTACCAATTTCATTTTGTAGCTTCAAGAACTCATGGAACCTGAATGTTTTGTGTGATGACAAAAATCAATACCAGAGACAACCAAAAGTTGTCTTCAATTATAATCCGTAAATTTCTTGACTGTCCACAGATTCCAGGAAAAAGAATTGCACAATTTTCAATTGAGGTGGGGAGAATTACTAGGAAAGGTATAAGATTTTTGATGTCCAGAAAGGGGAACAGGACATGGACTTCTAGATATAAAATTTTCTATGTGAGATGTGCATTTTTTTCATTTGAACATAATTAAACGACAACCATGTCTCAATCCCATGTAAGTTGAAGCCAACTATTTGAATCCTTTATATCCCTTCTGCTCCATGGGACCCGTTCGTTCCACCATTCAATAGTCTCTCTTTGAAGAAATTAAGGACTCTCTATAAATAGAGATTAAGATTTTCTCTAAATCTCACACTTATCCGTATACTATCATGCAATCTCTAACCAAATCTTTTCTTTTTTAAGTAAAAGGTAGCAATCTCTAATCAAAACCTAAGAGACTTCTATCAAACACTGGACCAAATGTAAGTATTACCAATAACAGCTAACCTTAACCCCAACTAATTGGTATAAAGAAAAACGGCACGAATGAAATGCTGATGCAAAGTACATCCAAAACAGAACTTTAAAATGTGTAAAGAGCAATGATCACATTCTTCAAAAGGTGTTAGCGGCAAATATAGAGAAAAAGATGAGGGAATGTCACCtgtgatggcttggttatgtttTTTTCATAAGGACCTTCGAGTGCACTGGTCTTATCTTATGGGTATGTTAGCATTATAGTCCAACATTTCGAATAGTTCAAGGGCAAAATTGACCCTTTTCCCCTTGTTCTTGAGCAACCGTTAGTGGGAAGGGTATGTTTGAGCTATTTGGCTAGTGGGGAGTGCATTTTTGAGCTAGTTGACTAACGGCGTCAGCGAGGGCATTTTTGTGCCAAGAACGAAATGGAGGGCAAAGTTGTCCTATTTCGAATAGTTCAGGTTATCTTTTGGCCCTTTCCCCTCGCGGTAATAATGTCATAACCATCTAAGATCACAATTATATGCATGTCACAATCATATGGAGGAAATTATCAAAAATTATACAGTAGAAAGCTATAAGTGAGtcaattgaaaaaataaaatttaaaaagttaaaaaagaaaGTACTACACAGACGCTTTACTcagagaaaaggaaaaaaaatagatATTTCTTCCCGGTCCTACATGTGATACCAGCAGAGAGAAAGGAACTAAGGAAACTCAAAGAGCGAACTTATTTCAGACTCAAGCTTAGCACCAGTGTCAACAACAATTTGAACTGATGTTGAAGTATTGAAAAGGTCAAATAGATAATTGGCTCATAACAAGGTATTGAAAACTTGAAATGTCTTTTCCAAAAAGCCATATTTATTATCATTTGCAATAGACTTAGGTATGATCTTTTTCCAGATTGTAATTAATTCACACTATTCAAAAGTTACAGCATAAACAGAAACAGCATCTCTAACCTCCCAAGTATTTGGTTTTTCCTCAACTGCTGGCGAGAAAAATTTGACTGCCAGGCAAGATTCTCTGGATACCAGGGCAATGGCCTTATTGCCTCAACCTCACTCCCATCTGTCCCCTGAATCACAAAACAGTTTTAGGAACATTACTGAAGGCTTTAAACTAAGAGCTGCATACATACTGCAGAAATTTCATAATTCAATAAGAAAAAGTAAGCATAATCAGTTGATGCACCTCTTCCTGTAGAGACTTCATAAAATCATTCTCCAACTTGGATAGAATTTCCAAGTAGCATTGGCTACTGCAAAATTAACAAAAAAATTAGCTCAATTTAGTTCATTTCTTTGAAGCGCCTTAGAGCAATGTGAACTTTTTACTATAAGCAAGTTTATTTTGGCTTTCACTTCCAATTAGGAACTTGAAGTTATAGGTTTTTATTCATTTAATCTGAAGTTTAAAGGAATATGCTTTCTTTTGGCTACTTTTTTTGAATTGTTTTTAATTACATTAGGGGAGGGGAGGCGGAGGGAGAAAGGGTAAGGGAATGCTACGCCCTCCACTTCAATTGTGGAAGCCAGGGAGCTCGGGTGAGCTAGCCCTCAACGCCAAAGGAATATGTTTTCTTCTGAATCCTTGTTAACTTAATCAGAAATTCTAAAGCTGCACCTCATATAATAATGATTGAAGATAACATTAAGTTATTGCAGCAGGTATATGCTACTTGCAGTTGATTACTCTGAACAAGGTTGACTTGCAAATAAACAGGAAATATGGGCATATACTACTATTGCAGTAACTAAAGTAAACCATCCGGAATACAAACAGTATAAAGTTCTTGAACAAGTGAGAATTTTAAAGCTTCTAAAAGCTTTTTCACATGATAGACAGTTGCTCAAAAGTGCACAACAAATTTATTGTTTACATCAGTTTTTGTACATTTGTTGTAACACATAGCAAAGTTAGCCTCAGTCCACGTGAAAGGATACAAAGTCTAGTCTTGCTAAAAAATCCAAATAAGCATAATAAGAGGAACCAAAAATAAGAAATATATAATCAACTACTTCTGACAGAAGAGACAAACTCAGTTGTTAATATTACAAATTGAAACTGAG
This sequence is a window from Nicotiana tomentosiformis chromosome 5, ASM39032v3, whole genome shotgun sequence. Protein-coding genes within it:
- the LOC104095937 gene encoding uncharacterized protein, with protein sequence MGFRGRRSRTQRKHFVQSRENNWKNSSENVGSDEQQQNAATTDNRENSNPTWQRFATQNLAFDEYYKEQEIVPPEEWNTFMDCLRSPLPAAFRINSSSQCYLEILSKLENDFMKSLQEEGTDGSEVEAIRPLPWYPENLAWQSNFSRQQLRKNQILGRFHEFLKLQNEIGNITRQEAVSMVPPLFLDVRPDDFVLDMCAAPGSKTFQLLEMIHHSAEPGSLPGGMVLANDADVQRCNLLIHQTKRMSTANLIVTNHEAQHFPSCHLNRSYAKGSEPREAKELDIDQLLFDRVLCDVPCSGDGTLRKAPDIWRRWNSGMGNGLHGLQIQIAMRGMSLLKVGGRMVYSTCSMNPIENEAVVAEILRRCGGSVELVDVSSELPQLVRRPGLKKWKVKDKGMWLTSYQEVSNSRRAAVVPGMFPSGKAFVDAPDDDASRSQLPDNGSNSNSQNGIAVVQDPATQTTILDEEASNLPLERCMRIVPHDQNTGAFFIAVFHKLSPLPVIQKKLFGQPGKTTSRGNFQAQTFTEFKDINADEVEQVDSVGNQLSEATMDDDDILENAKDEAPLDTDPNKIVDEKRPEQIEPSDDGRSGPELDRGKRKLQMQGKWRGIDPVIFYQEEAVVGQIKAFYGIKESFLFKGHLIVRNININHVKRVYYVSKSVKEVLELNFLAGQQLKIAAIGLKMFERQKSKDAGAFRITSEGLPLLLPHITKQILYASPVDFKHLLQHKSVKFGDFEDTEFRENASKLQFGCCVVVLNKDNKTLSEPQVDASTVAIGCWRGRNSITVMVTELDIQELLERMLMYMEENADNKPLTAEADKIVKADEAELNISLY